A section of the Carya illinoinensis cultivar Pawnee chromosome 12, C.illinoinensisPawnee_v1, whole genome shotgun sequence genome encodes:
- the LOC122289092 gene encoding transcription factor bHLH123-like isoform X1 encodes MADEFNTSGNWWNSSRSRFESGTSSSSSALNSLGSFGWPNDLAEIKARTTMDSMSVSGSSVVFQDTQKLQGHESAGASDDPNLHMMGLGLSTQAMDWNQTLLSRGEKADSGFRSMLQETGNMGSSQVQWRERLFSGMSGSESSANEFKQLNRGFSLDQPPFSPQYSSGDSTVTCQGLPSSFQMDSALYGSPSAILQGLLGPDNQPHQQPSLENRPMSFPYPANYGLNSTELLPSWSKVPQFLRTSPPKQTPSSHLHLSNNAPFWNASEAAIKDVRPSFFPTLQQQFPTPNFDEKPKNISEVRDSSTVGKKSGNEATSKRPRNETPSPLPAFKVRKEKMGDRITALQQLVSPFGKTDTASVLSEAIEYIKFLHEQVSVLSTPYMKSTGPPIHHQQNSDKLKDPEGPKQDLRSRGLCLVPVSSTFPVTHEATVDFWTPTFGGTFR; translated from the exons ATGGCGGACGAGTTCAATACAAGTGGGAACTGGTGGAATTCATCAAGATCAAGGTTCGAAAGCGGGACATCTTCGTCGTCTTCGGCACTCAATAGCTTAGGCAGCTTTGGATGGCCAAATGATTTAGCGGAAATCAAAGCGAGGACTACCATGGATTCTATGTCGGTGTCGGGTAGCTCAGTGGTTTTCCAGGACACCCAGAAGCTGCAAGGACATGAGTCAGCTGGTGCCAGCGATGATCCCAACTTACATATGATGGGTTTAGGCCTTTCAACTCAGGCCATGGATTGGAACCAAACTTTACT TAGTCGTGGTGAAAAGGCGGACAGCGGTTTCCGTTCGATGCTTCAAGAAACTGGGAATATGGGATCTTCTCAAGTTCAGTGGAGGGAAAGACTGTTTTCTGGGATGAGTGGGAGCGAGTCCTCCGCCAACGAGTTTAAGCAACTTAATCGTGGCTTTTCTTTAGATCAACCCCCATTCAGTCCTCAATATAGTTCCGGGGATAGCACCGTGACATGCCAGGGCTTGCCTTCTAGTTTTCAGATGGATTCGGCGTTGTACGGAAGCCCTTCTGCCATACTGCAAGGTCTGTTGGGGCCGGATAATCAGCCTCATCAACAGCCTTCACTCGAGAATAGGCCGATGAGTTTTCCATATCCGGCGAACTATGGCTTGAATTCTACTGAATTATTGCCTTCTTGGTCTAAGGTTCCTCAGTTTTTGAGAACTTCACCTCCGAAACAGACACCCAGCAGTCACTTGCATCTCTCGAACAACGCCCCGTTTTGGAATGCGTCGGAAGCGGCCATTAAGGACGTTCGGCCGAGCTTTTTCCCAACCCTGCAACAGCAGTTTCCCACGCCAAACTTTGATGAAAAACCAAAG AACATATCCGAAGTTCGGGACTCATCCACAGTGGGGAAGAAAAGCGGCAACGAAGCTACATCTAAAAGGCCCCGCAATGAAACGCCATCGCCTTTACCAGCTTTTAAG gtgaggaaagaaaagatgggggaCAGAATCACTGCActccaacaattggtatcaccTTTCGGAAAG ACTGATACTGCCTCGGTGCTTTCTGAAGCCATTGAATACATCAAGTTCCTCCATGAACAAGTTAGT gtCTTAAGTACTCCTTACATGAAAAGTACTGGACCTCCCATACATCATCAGCAG AATTCTGATAAATTAAAGGATCCTGAAGGACCAAAACAAGATCTTAGAAGCCGAGGACTATGTTTGGTACCGGTTTCAAGTACATTCCCTGTCACTCATGAAGCCACGGTTGATTTCTGGACGCCAACATTCGGAGGAACTTTCAGATAG
- the LOC122289092 gene encoding transcription factor bHLH123-like isoform X2 has product MADEFNTSGNWWNSSRSRFESGTSSSSSALNSLGSFGWPNDLAEIKARTTMDSMSVSGSSVVFQDTQKLQGHESAGASDDPNLHMMGLGLSTQAMDWNQTLLRGEKADSGFRSMLQETGNMGSSQVQWRERLFSGMSGSESSANEFKQLNRGFSLDQPPFSPQYSSGDSTVTCQGLPSSFQMDSALYGSPSAILQGLLGPDNQPHQQPSLENRPMSFPYPANYGLNSTELLPSWSKVPQFLRTSPPKQTPSSHLHLSNNAPFWNASEAAIKDVRPSFFPTLQQQFPTPNFDEKPKNISEVRDSSTVGKKSGNEATSKRPRNETPSPLPAFKVRKEKMGDRITALQQLVSPFGKTDTASVLSEAIEYIKFLHEQVSVLSTPYMKSTGPPIHHQQNSDKLKDPEGPKQDLRSRGLCLVPVSSTFPVTHEATVDFWTPTFGGTFR; this is encoded by the exons ATGGCGGACGAGTTCAATACAAGTGGGAACTGGTGGAATTCATCAAGATCAAGGTTCGAAAGCGGGACATCTTCGTCGTCTTCGGCACTCAATAGCTTAGGCAGCTTTGGATGGCCAAATGATTTAGCGGAAATCAAAGCGAGGACTACCATGGATTCTATGTCGGTGTCGGGTAGCTCAGTGGTTTTCCAGGACACCCAGAAGCTGCAAGGACATGAGTCAGCTGGTGCCAGCGATGATCCCAACTTACATATGATGGGTTTAGGCCTTTCAACTCAGGCCATGGATTGGAACCAAACTTTACT TCGTGGTGAAAAGGCGGACAGCGGTTTCCGTTCGATGCTTCAAGAAACTGGGAATATGGGATCTTCTCAAGTTCAGTGGAGGGAAAGACTGTTTTCTGGGATGAGTGGGAGCGAGTCCTCCGCCAACGAGTTTAAGCAACTTAATCGTGGCTTTTCTTTAGATCAACCCCCATTCAGTCCTCAATATAGTTCCGGGGATAGCACCGTGACATGCCAGGGCTTGCCTTCTAGTTTTCAGATGGATTCGGCGTTGTACGGAAGCCCTTCTGCCATACTGCAAGGTCTGTTGGGGCCGGATAATCAGCCTCATCAACAGCCTTCACTCGAGAATAGGCCGATGAGTTTTCCATATCCGGCGAACTATGGCTTGAATTCTACTGAATTATTGCCTTCTTGGTCTAAGGTTCCTCAGTTTTTGAGAACTTCACCTCCGAAACAGACACCCAGCAGTCACTTGCATCTCTCGAACAACGCCCCGTTTTGGAATGCGTCGGAAGCGGCCATTAAGGACGTTCGGCCGAGCTTTTTCCCAACCCTGCAACAGCAGTTTCCCACGCCAAACTTTGATGAAAAACCAAAG AACATATCCGAAGTTCGGGACTCATCCACAGTGGGGAAGAAAAGCGGCAACGAAGCTACATCTAAAAGGCCCCGCAATGAAACGCCATCGCCTTTACCAGCTTTTAAG gtgaggaaagaaaagatgggggaCAGAATCACTGCActccaacaattggtatcaccTTTCGGAAAG ACTGATACTGCCTCGGTGCTTTCTGAAGCCATTGAATACATCAAGTTCCTCCATGAACAAGTTAGT gtCTTAAGTACTCCTTACATGAAAAGTACTGGACCTCCCATACATCATCAGCAG AATTCTGATAAATTAAAGGATCCTGAAGGACCAAAACAAGATCTTAGAAGCCGAGGACTATGTTTGGTACCGGTTTCAAGTACATTCCCTGTCACTCATGAAGCCACGGTTGATTTCTGGACGCCAACATTCGGAGGAACTTTCAGATAG
- the LOC122290124 gene encoding probable NAD(P)H dehydrogenase (quinone) FQR1-like 1, producing the protein MATKVYIVYYSMYGHVKKLAEEIKKGAASVEGVEAKLWQVPETLPEEVLGKLRAPPRSDVPIIKPKELVEADGFVFGFPTKFGMMTAQFKAFLDATGGLWRTQQLAGKPAGIFSSTGSQGGGQETTALTAITQLVHHGMIFVPIGYTFGAGMYEMEKVKGGSPYGAGTITGDDSRQPSELELELAFHQGKYIATITKKLKGAA; encoded by the exons ATGGCCACCAAAGTGTATATTGT GTACTATTCCATGTATGGACATGTAAAGAAACTGGCAGAAGAGATAAAGAAAGGGGCTGCATCTGTTGAAGGTGTGGAAGCCAAATTATGGCAG GTGCCTGAGACACTACCAGAAGAGGTGCTTGGGAAGCTGAGAGCACCACCAAGGAGTGATGTACCAATCATTAAGCCCAAGGAGCTTGTTGAGGCTGATGGGTTTGTTTTCGGCTTCCCAACAAAATTTGGAATGATGACTGCTCAATTCAAAGCATTTCTGGATGCAACTGGAGGTTTATGGAGAACACAACAGCTAGCAGGCAAGCCTGCTGGGATCTTTTCCAGCACTGGATCTCAGGGTGGTGGACAAGAGACAACTGC GTTAACTGCAATTACTCAGCTGGTTCACCACGGAATGATTTTTGTACCCATTGGATATACATTCGGAGCTGGCATGTATGAAATGGAGAAAGTGAAGGGTGGAAGTCCTTATGGGGCTGGAACTATCACTGGAGACGACTCGAGACAGCCATCCGAGCTTGAGTTGGAGCTAGCATTCCACCAAGGAAAATACATTGCCACCATCACAAAGAAACTCAAGGGCGCTGCTTAA
- the LOC122289092 gene encoding transcription factor bHLH123-like isoform X3, producing the protein MADEFNTSGNWWNSSRSRFESGTSSSSSALNSLGSFGWPNDLAEIKARTTMDSMSVSGSSVVFQDTQKLQGHESAGASDDPNLHMMGLGLSTQAMDWNQTLLSRGEKADSGFRSMLQETGNMGSSQVQWRERLFSGMSGSESSANEFKQLNRGFSLDQPPFSPQYSSGDSTVTCQGLPSSFQMDSALYGSPSAILQGLLGPDNQPHQQPSLENRPMSFPYPANYGLNSTELLPSWSKVPQFLRTSPPKQTPSSHLHLSNNAPFWNASEAAIKDVRPSFFPTLQQQFPTPNFDEKPKNISEVRDSSTVGKKSGNEATSKRPRNETPSPLPAFKVRKEKMGDRITALQQLVSPFGKTDTASVLSEAIEYIKFLHEQVSNSDKLKDPEGPKQDLRSRGLCLVPVSSTFPVTHEATVDFWTPTFGGTFR; encoded by the exons ATGGCGGACGAGTTCAATACAAGTGGGAACTGGTGGAATTCATCAAGATCAAGGTTCGAAAGCGGGACATCTTCGTCGTCTTCGGCACTCAATAGCTTAGGCAGCTTTGGATGGCCAAATGATTTAGCGGAAATCAAAGCGAGGACTACCATGGATTCTATGTCGGTGTCGGGTAGCTCAGTGGTTTTCCAGGACACCCAGAAGCTGCAAGGACATGAGTCAGCTGGTGCCAGCGATGATCCCAACTTACATATGATGGGTTTAGGCCTTTCAACTCAGGCCATGGATTGGAACCAAACTTTACT TAGTCGTGGTGAAAAGGCGGACAGCGGTTTCCGTTCGATGCTTCAAGAAACTGGGAATATGGGATCTTCTCAAGTTCAGTGGAGGGAAAGACTGTTTTCTGGGATGAGTGGGAGCGAGTCCTCCGCCAACGAGTTTAAGCAACTTAATCGTGGCTTTTCTTTAGATCAACCCCCATTCAGTCCTCAATATAGTTCCGGGGATAGCACCGTGACATGCCAGGGCTTGCCTTCTAGTTTTCAGATGGATTCGGCGTTGTACGGAAGCCCTTCTGCCATACTGCAAGGTCTGTTGGGGCCGGATAATCAGCCTCATCAACAGCCTTCACTCGAGAATAGGCCGATGAGTTTTCCATATCCGGCGAACTATGGCTTGAATTCTACTGAATTATTGCCTTCTTGGTCTAAGGTTCCTCAGTTTTTGAGAACTTCACCTCCGAAACAGACACCCAGCAGTCACTTGCATCTCTCGAACAACGCCCCGTTTTGGAATGCGTCGGAAGCGGCCATTAAGGACGTTCGGCCGAGCTTTTTCCCAACCCTGCAACAGCAGTTTCCCACGCCAAACTTTGATGAAAAACCAAAG AACATATCCGAAGTTCGGGACTCATCCACAGTGGGGAAGAAAAGCGGCAACGAAGCTACATCTAAAAGGCCCCGCAATGAAACGCCATCGCCTTTACCAGCTTTTAAG gtgaggaaagaaaagatgggggaCAGAATCACTGCActccaacaattggtatcaccTTTCGGAAAG ACTGATACTGCCTCGGTGCTTTCTGAAGCCATTGAATACATCAAGTTCCTCCATGAACAAGTTAGT AATTCTGATAAATTAAAGGATCCTGAAGGACCAAAACAAGATCTTAGAAGCCGAGGACTATGTTTGGTACCGGTTTCAAGTACATTCCCTGTCACTCATGAAGCCACGGTTGATTTCTGGACGCCAACATTCGGAGGAACTTTCAGATAG